The following proteins come from a genomic window of Streptomyces sp. NBC_00539:
- a CDS encoding hydrophobic protein: MVPLLLVLLLVLILFGAGFAVKILWWIALAVLVIWLIGFVARPRGGGGGRWYRW, from the coding sequence ATGGTCCCGCTGCTTCTCGTTCTTCTGCTCGTGCTGATCCTTTTCGGCGCCGGGTTCGCCGTCAAGATTCTGTGGTGGATCGCGCTGGCAGTCCTGGTGATCTGGCTGATCGGCTTCGTGGCCCGACCGCGGGGAGGCGGTGGCGGCCGCTGGTACCGCTGGTAG
- a CDS encoding phage holin family protein, producing the protein MAISARERPPVPSAPPRWTTAGRRSTEPQAEPSIGDLVGEIGTDLSHLVRDELELAKAEIKQESAKAGKAAGMLGGAGYAGHLALLLGSLTIVFALAHAMDIAWAALIVTAVWAVACAVLYVNGRAQLRTVNLKPEQTVQTVKEDVRWARHPIS; encoded by the coding sequence GTGGCCATCTCAGCCCGCGAACGGCCACCGGTCCCGTCGGCGCCACCCCGGTGGACCACGGCGGGCCGGCGCTCGACCGAGCCGCAGGCCGAACCGTCGATCGGCGACCTCGTCGGCGAGATCGGCACGGACCTGTCGCACCTGGTCCGCGACGAGCTCGAACTGGCGAAGGCCGAGATCAAGCAGGAGTCGGCGAAGGCCGGCAAGGCCGCCGGGATGCTGGGCGGCGCAGGCTACGCCGGCCACCTGGCCCTGCTGCTGGGCAGCCTGACGATCGTCTTCGCCCTGGCCCACGCCATGGACATCGCCTGGGCCGCGTTGATCGTCACAGCCGTCTGGGCGGTGGCCTGCGCGGTCCTCTACGTCAACGGACGCGCACAGCTGCGCACCGTCAACCTCAAACCGGAACAGACCGTGCAAACGGTGAAGGAGGACGTCCGATGGGCGCGACACCCGATCAGTTGA
- a CDS encoding PP2C family protein-serine/threonine phosphatase, whose translation MTNFLAVERALRAAAPHALIEAARSALATHYGAHAVELLMADYSLATLHPVTAVPRTSAGLSVHTSVAGRAFGSQVTCQEDAGPRMIVLHLPVSVRGDRFGILSVSLPGELATAETRNDLAEIAGLLGHEVLVAQRDTDIYLQARRVSRLTLAAEMQWQLLPARACSRAEYSIGAQLEPAYAIHGDNFDWASTAENLTLTITNGMGEGIQAALLTNLAVNALRNARRAGVGIADQAALADQALYATHRGEAYVSTLLLSFELATGRVQVVDAGSPQLWRQRDKVVERIPFEAQFPLGMFDQSEYALQDFRVLPGDRLVFVSDGVYAASSPGGEPYEEHALARAIASAGLLPAADVPAAVLRALGDYRHSDADDDALVVCLDWHGRGALSTA comes from the coding sequence ATGACGAACTTCCTGGCTGTCGAGCGCGCCCTGCGCGCCGCCGCCCCGCATGCACTGATCGAGGCGGCACGCTCCGCCCTCGCCACCCATTACGGGGCGCATGCCGTGGAGCTGCTGATGGCCGACTACAGCCTCGCCACCTTGCACCCGGTCACCGCGGTGCCGCGGACCTCCGCCGGGCTGTCCGTCCACACCAGCGTCGCCGGGCGCGCCTTCGGAAGTCAGGTGACCTGTCAGGAGGACGCCGGCCCCCGCATGATCGTCCTGCACCTGCCGGTGAGCGTCCGCGGGGACCGGTTCGGCATCCTCTCGGTGTCCCTGCCCGGCGAACTCGCCACCGCCGAGACCCGCAACGACCTCGCGGAGATCGCCGGCCTGCTCGGGCACGAGGTCCTGGTCGCCCAGCGCGACACCGACATCTACCTCCAGGCCCGCCGCGTCAGCCGGCTCACGCTGGCCGCGGAGATGCAGTGGCAGCTGCTGCCGGCCCGCGCCTGCTCGCGGGCCGAGTACTCCATCGGCGCCCAGCTGGAGCCCGCGTACGCCATCCACGGCGACAACTTCGACTGGGCCAGTACGGCCGAGAACCTCACCCTCACCATCACCAACGGCATGGGCGAAGGCATCCAGGCGGCCCTGCTGACCAACCTCGCGGTCAACGCGCTGCGCAACGCCCGGCGCGCGGGGGTGGGCATCGCGGACCAGGCCGCCCTGGCCGACCAGGCCCTGTACGCCACCCACCGCGGGGAGGCGTACGTCTCCACCCTCCTGCTCTCCTTCGAGCTGGCCACGGGCAGGGTCCAGGTCGTCGACGCCGGCTCGCCGCAGCTGTGGCGCCAGCGGGACAAGGTCGTGGAGCGCATCCCCTTCGAGGCCCAGTTCCCCCTCGGCATGTTCGACCAGTCGGAGTACGCGCTCCAGGACTTCCGCGTCCTGCCCGGCGACCGCCTGGTCTTCGTCAGCGACGGCGTCTACGCCGCCTCCTCGCCCGGCGGCGAGCCGTACGAGGAGCACGCGCTGGCCCGGGCGATCGCCTCCGCCGGTCTGCTGCCCGCCGCGGACGTGCCCGCGGCGGTGCTCCGGGCGCTCGGGGACTACCGCCACTCCGACGCGGACGACGACGCACTGGTGGTCTGCCTCGACTGGCACGGCCGCGGCGCTCTGTCCACGGCCTGA
- a CDS encoding MarR family winged helix-turn-helix transcriptional regulator produces MPPSGPPPDHLATAHALGTVSQLLDVLWARGQEAAASGSVPPSQLRALFVIEANQGTNLRALGEVLGSRPSAVSRLCDRLEAVGLLCRKASAHSAREIELHLTRAGQDTLDQIRAFRRREVTDVLASMSPVQLAALADGLAAFEHAAGTRMGAPRHDPGSPTAIAETA; encoded by the coding sequence ATGCCCCCGTCCGGCCCTCCCCCCGACCACCTGGCGACCGCGCACGCCCTGGGCACGGTCTCGCAGCTGCTCGACGTGCTGTGGGCGCGCGGCCAGGAGGCGGCGGCGTCCGGGTCGGTCCCGCCGTCCCAGCTGCGGGCGCTCTTCGTCATCGAAGCGAACCAAGGCACCAATCTGCGGGCCTTGGGCGAGGTGTTGGGCTCCCGCCCTTCGGCGGTGAGCCGCCTGTGCGACCGCCTGGAGGCAGTGGGGCTGTTGTGCCGGAAGGCGAGTGCCCACAGCGCGCGCGAGATCGAACTGCACCTCACTCGGGCCGGGCAGGACACGCTCGATCAAATCCGCGCTTTCCGCCGTCGCGAGGTGACCGACGTGCTGGCCTCCATGTCTCCCGTGCAGCTCGCCGCGCTCGCCGACGGGCTCGCCGCCTTCGAGCACGCCGCCGGGACCCGCATGGGAG